In one window of Tubulanus polymorphus chromosome 3, tnTubPoly1.2, whole genome shotgun sequence DNA:
- the LOC141901314 gene encoding translocon-associated protein subunit alpha-like, which yields MARFFGRLLLVLLLVFPSTVLFTANDSPSFMVTAQDASEDSVDGEDNEDTVVETDDPAAAAGADAGTVTATQDEEESDDKPLKPSPDADTKLIFTKPAITGKIEFPAGVIVRVLVGFTNNGQKDFIIDNMEASFRYPQDFSFYIQNFTTARFDQTVSPKREATFSYAFIPSEQLTARPFGLSINLNYKDVDGNLYQDALFNDTISIIELDEGLDGETFFLYVFLAAVGVLLLVGAQQVLATFSKKRLSRPKRKVEMGTQNDSGIDYSWLPKETLSGMNKSPKRSPKQSPHQRRTKRRTAGGGDE from the exons GTTACTGGTGTTCCCGTCCACGGTGCTGTTTACTGCTAACG ATTCGCCCTCGTTTATGGTGACGGCTCAGGACGCGTCGGAAGATTCCGTCGACGGAGAAGATAACGAGGACACGGTCGTGGAAACGGACGACCCGGCTGCGGCAGCCGGCGCCGATGCCGGAACGGTAACGGCGACTCAAGACGAAGAGGAATCCGACGATAAACCGTTGAAACCGTCGCCCGACGCCGATACGAAACTGATCTTCACCAAACCGGCGATTACCGGCAAGATAG AATTCCCGGCCGGCGTTATCGTACGAGTTTTGGTCGGTTTCACGAACAACGGACAAAAAGATTTCATCATCGACAACATGGAGGCGTCATTCCGTTACCCGCAAGATTTCAGTTTTTACATCCAAAAC TTCACGACGGCGCGATTCGACCAGACCGTGTCGCCGAAACGCGAAGCTACGTTCTCGTACGCATTCATTCCCAGTGAACAGTTGACCGCGCGGCCGTTCGGATTGTCGATCAATCTCAACTATAAAGACGTC GATGGCAATTTGTATCAAGACGCTTTATTCAACGATACCATTTCAATTATCGAACTGGACGAAGGATTAGATGGCGAAAC GTTCTTCTTGTACGTCTTCCTGGCTGCTGTAGGCGTTCTTTTACTGGTCGGAGCTCAACAAGTATTGGCTACATTCAGC aaaaaaCGTTTGTCGCGACCTAAACGTAAAGTGGAGATGGGAACGCAGAATGATTCCGGTATTGATTACAGCTGGTTACCGAAAGAAACTCTCAGCGGAATGA ATAAATCGCCAAAGCGTTCCCCGAAACAGTCTCCTCATCAGCGACGAACGAAGCGACGCACGGCTGGCGGCGGTGATGAATAA
- the LOC141902210 gene encoding QRFP-like peptide receptor has translation MDFNVSTTCTSKHTTDYNTIFQGIVSLVILFGSGILIILVATKPDLRTNFTYLLVSMAGADLTAGVYMLLATVDGIIHSSSNNVPLCFLLNLVGTLSIVSSSIHVVLIGINRHMAVKYPIKHRKHASLYTYISICVGWTIPMLITLVRCLWMVKSGFLESADCCHTFKVGGTAYITTFTLLLALLVLLLLILHVDIIRLLVWKRNRQIAPAIRSGGITQYTISRLRNTIRISVMVFLSFTICWMPYLVVAWYIRLQGPSDTLLSTRYIVFIILFLNSSVNPIIYTIFNPDFKKAFWSFLCYLKHRRQHRLQQQQQQQQQAA, from the coding sequence ATggatttcaacgtttcgacgaCATGCACTAGCAAACATACTACGGATTACAATACGATATTTCAAGGGATCGTTTCACTGGTCATACTTTTCGGTAGCggtattttgataattttggtCGCTACGAAGCCGGATTTGCGCACGAATTTCACCTATTTACTGGTCAGTATGGCAGGCGCCGATCTTACGGCCGGTGTGTATATGTTGTTGGCCACTGTTGATGGTATCATCCATTCCTCCTCAAATAACGTACCGCtttgttttttgttgaatCTAGTTGGGACACTTTCCATTGTATCATCTTCTATTCACGTTGTCCTGATCGGTATAAACAGACATATGGCCGTCAAGTACCCGATCAAACACAGAAAACACGCCAGTTTATACACGTACATCAGTATTTGTGTCGGATGGACGATACCAATGCTGATCACGTTGGTGCGTTGTTTGTGGATGGTAAAATCGGGATTTCTAGAAAGCGCGGATTGCTGTCATACATTCAAGGTTGGCGGAACGGCCTATATTACCACTTTTACCCTCCTACTTGCTCTATTGGTACTTTTATTGTTGATTCTTCACGTGGACATCATTCGGCTTTTAGTGTGGAAGAGAAACCGACAGATAGCTCCCGCGATACGTTCTGGTGGTATTACGCAATACACCATTTCACGACTGAGGAACACGATCAGAATTTCGGTTATGGTTTTCTTGTCGTTCACGATCTGCTGGATGCCGTATCTGGTGGTCGCGTGGTACATACGTCTCCAAGGCCCGAGCGACACTCTTCTATCCACGAGGTATATCGTATTTATCATCCTGTTCCTCAATTCGTCGGTCAACCCGATTATCTATACGATATTCAATCCCGATTTCAAGAAAGCGTTTTGGTCATTTCTGTGTTATTTGAAACATCGTCGTCAACATcggctgcagcagcagcagcagcagcagcagcaagcCGCCTAA
- the LOC141902211 gene encoding somatostatin receptor type 1-like: protein MAVKYPIKHKQHARFPTYISICGGWTMSVLFTALRCFWLVKSGFLEGADCCHTFKIGGTGYIATFTFILVLMVIMLLILHVDIIQLLVWKRNRQIAPAIRSGITQYTMTRLRNTIRISVMVFLSFTICWMPYLVVIWYIHFHGPSDTLLSTRYIVYIILFLNSLVNPIIYTIFNPDFKKAYSSVLCYLKRRLQNRLQQQQAAQIETIAHPQTNVRTLM from the coding sequence ATGGCCGTCAAGTACCCGATCAAACACAAACAACACGCCAGATTTCCCACGTACATCAGTATTTGTGGCGGATGGACGATGTCTGTGCTGTTCACGGCGCTGCGTTGTTTTTGGTTGGTTAAATCGGGATTTCTAGAAGGCGCAGATTGCTGCCACACATTCAAGATCGGCGGAACGGGCTATATTGCGACTTTTACGTTCATACTTGTTCTAATggtaattatgttgttgattcTTCACGTGGACATCATTCAGCTTTTAGTGTGGAAGAGAAACCGGCAGATAGCTCCCGCGATACGCTCTGGTATTACGCAATACACCATGACACGACTGAGGAACACGATCAGAATTTCGGTTATGGTTTTCTTGTCGTTCACGATCTGCTGGATGCCGTATCTAGTAGTCATATGGTACATACATTTCCACGGCCCGAGCGACACTCTTCTATCCACGAGGTATATTGTATATATCATCCTGTTCCTCAATTCGTTGGTCAACCCGATTATCTATACGATATTCAATCCTGATTTCAAGAAAGCGTATTCATCGGTTCTGTGTTATTTGAAACGTCGTCTGCAGAATcggctgcagcagcagcaagcCGCCCAAATCGAGACTATCGCTCACCCTCAAACTAATGTACGGACATTAATGTGA